One genomic region from Tachysurus fulvidraco isolate hzauxx_2018 chromosome 14, HZAU_PFXX_2.0, whole genome shotgun sequence encodes:
- the dpp9 gene encoding dipeptidyl peptidase 9 isoform X2 has translation MYRVKRLKLEDEKEGSWKSFTAVKMTAVDDLSDSTEVVEMEDVPSQFFVEKHSWDGLREIIHGSRKYSGMIVNKAPHDFQFVQKNDELSPHSHRLYYLGMPYGSRENSLLYSEIPKKIRKEALLVLSWKQMLDHFQATPQHGVYSREEELLRERKRLGVFGITSYDYHARSGLFLFQASNSLFYCHDGGHNGFIAAPMKPVEIKTQCSGIRMDPKICPGDPSFIAFINNNDLWVTNFETGEERRLTFCHKGLNNVKEDPKSAGVATFVIQEEFDRFTGYWWCPAVSEDADGGKTMQMLYEEVDESEVEIIHVPSPALEERKADVYRYPRTGSNNPQISLKLAEIKTDANGEIVSAENKELVLPFNTLFPGAEYIARAGWTKDGKYAWAVLLDRSQQKLQLVLLPPALFLSVSPEGPQWEEHVAAMPEGVHPYIIYEELTDIWINVHDIFYPFVQTSNDEITFLWVNESKTGFCHLYRVTSHLQPGCHQWSRDYSPTEDDFKCQIKEEVAVTSGEWEVLARHGSKIWVNEETKLVYFQGTKDTPLEHHLYVGSYETPGDIVRLTKPGFSHSCSVSQSFDMFISHYSNVSTPPCVHVYKLVGSDGDPLHKEPEFWASMMEAAGCPADYVPPEIFSFPAKSGFELYGMLYKPHNLKPGKKHPAILFVYGGPQVQLVNNSYKGVKYLRLNTLASLGYAVVVIDGRGSCQRGLKFEGALKNKMGQVEIEDQVEGLQYVADKYKFIDLSRVAIHGWSYGGFLSLMGLIRRPNVFKVAIAGAPVTVWMAYDTGYTERYMDVPENNQQGYEAGSVALHVDKLPNEPNRLLILHGFLDENVHFFHTNFLVSQLIRAGKPYQLQIYPNERHSIRCPESGEHYEIMLLHFLQQHL, from the exons ATGTATAGAGTAAAAAGGTTGAAACTTGAAGACGAAAAAGAAGGAAGTTGGAAAAg TTTTACAGCTGTCAAGATGACCGCAGTAGACGACCTTTCAGACAGCACAGAAGTGGTAGAGATGGAAGACGTACCCTCGCAGTTTTTTGTGGAAAAGCACTCGTGGGATGGCCTGCGTGAGATCATCCACGGAAGTCGGAAATACTCGGGAATGATCGTCAACAAGGCGCCTCACGACTTCCAATTTGTACAGAAAAACGACGAGCTGAGCCCTCATTCTCATCGGCTGTATTACCTTG GTATGCCTTATGGGAGCAGGGAAAACTCCTTACTATACTCTGAAATTCCAAAGAAGATCAGAAAAGAAGCCCTTCTGGTTTTATCCTGGAAACAGATGTTAGATCATTTTCAG GCAACTCCCCAGCATGGTGTATACTCTCGGGAGGAGGAGCTCCTTCGCGAGAGGAAGCGACTTGGTGTGTTTGGCATCACTTCCTATGACTACCATGCACGAAGCGGCCTTTTCCTCTTCCAAGCTAGTAACAGCCTTTTCTATTGTCACGATGGTGGACATAATGGCTTCATT GCAGCACCCATGAAGCCTGTAGAGATTAAGACCCAATGTTCAGGGATTCGAATGGACCCCAAGATCTGTCCCGGTGACCCCAGTTTCATCGCTTTTATCAACAACAACGACCTGTGGGTGACTAATTTTGAAACAGGAGAGGAGCGAAGGTTGACCTTTTGTCATAAAG GCTTGAATAATGTAAAAGAGGACCCAAAGTCAGCTGGCGTCGCGACTTTTGTGATTCAGGAGGAGTTTGATCGCTTTACCGGTTACTGGTGGTGTCCAGCCGTTTCCGAAG ATGCAGATGGGGGTAAGACCATGCAGATGCTGTACGAGGAGGTAGATGAGTCTGAGGTAGAGATCATTCACGTACCTTCTCCGGCACTGGAGGAACGCAAAGCAGATGTCTATAGATACCCTCGCACTG ggaGTAACAACCCTCAAATCAGTTTGAAGCTGGCAGAGATCAAAACTGACGCAAATGGCGAG ATCGTAAGTGCAGAAAACAAGGAGCTTGTTCTGCCTTTCAATACTCTCTTCCCTGGAGCTGAGTACATCGCTCGTGCAGGCTGGACAAAAGACGGCAAATA CGCATGGGCAGTACTGCTGGATCGCAGTCAGCAGAAGCTGCAGCTGGTTTTACTGCCTCCTGCACTGTTCTTGTCTGTGAGCCCAGAAGGTCCACAGTGGGAAGAGCACGTGGCAGCCATGCCTGAAGGAGTACATCCCTATATCATTTACGAGGAGCTCACAGATATCTGGATCAAC GTCCACGATATATTCTATCCTTTTGTTCAAACCAGTAACGACGAGATCACCTTCCTGTGGGTGAATGAGTCAAAAACAGGCTTCTGCCATTTGTACAGAGTAACGAGCCATCTCCAGCCCGGATGTCACCAGTGGAGTCGAGACTACAGTCCCACAGAAG atgattttaaatgtcaaataaaagaaGAGGTGGCTGTAACCAGTGGCGAGTGGGAGGTTTTAGCTCGACATGGGTCAAAG ATCTGGGTAAATGAAGAGACAAAGTTGGTGTACTTCCAAGGCACCAAAGACACACCGCTGGAACATCATTTATACGTAGGGAGCTACGAAACACCAGGAGACATCGTCCGTCTGACTAAGCCGGGCTTCTCACACAGCTGTTCTGTCAGCCAG aGCTTCGACATGTTTATCAGCCATTACAGCAATGTGAGCACACCTCCCTGCGTTCACGTCTACAAGCTGGTCGGTTCTGACGGCGACCCTTTACACAAAGAGCCGGAGTTTTGGGCCAGCATGATGGAAGCAGCAG gtTGCCCAGCGGATTACGTTCCGCCCGAGATATTTAGTTTTCCTGCAAAGTCTGGTTTTGAGCTGTACGGAATGTTGTACAAACCACACAACCTGAAGCCGGGCAAAAAACACCCTGCGATCCTGTTCGTGTACGGTGGCCCTCAG GTGCAGTTAGTGAACAACTCATACAAAGGGGTGAAGTATTTGCGTCTGAACACTTTAGCCTCTTTAGGTTACGCCGTGGTCGTTATTGACGGAAGAGGCTCGTGCCAGAGGGGGCTGAAGTTTGAGGgtgctttaaaaaacaaaatg GGCCAGGTGGAGATCGAGGACCAAGTGGAAGGTCTTCAGTATGTAGCTGACAAGTACAAATTCATAGACTTAAGTCGCGTGGCCATTCACGGCTGGTCTTACGGAGGATTCCTGTCCCTCATGGGCCTCATTCGCCGACCTAACGTGTTCAAG GTGGCCATAGCTGGAGCTCCAGTGACCGTGTGGATGGCTTATGACACCGGCTACACGGAGCGTTACATGGATGTGCCTGAAAACAATCAGCAGGGCTACGAAGCAGGCTCAGTGGCTCTGCATGTGGACAAGCTTCCAAACGA gCCAAACCGATTACTAATCTTACATGGGTTCCTCGATGAGAATGTGCACTTTTTCCACACCAACTTCCTGGTGTCTCAGCTTATCCGTGCAGGGAAGCCATATCAGTTACAG ATCTATCCCAACGAGAGGCACAGCATCCGCTGCCCAGAGTCTGGTGAGCACTACGAGATCATGCTGCTACATTTCCTCCAGCAACATCTCTGA
- the dpp9 gene encoding dipeptidyl peptidase 9 isoform X1, giving the protein MYRVKRLKLEDEKEGSWKSFTAVKMTAVDDLSDSTEVVEMEDVPSQFFVEKHSWDGLREIIHGSRKYSGMIVNKAPHDFQFVQKNDELSPHSHRLYYLGNAWCESMPYGSRENSLLYSEIPKKIRKEALLVLSWKQMLDHFQATPQHGVYSREEELLRERKRLGVFGITSYDYHARSGLFLFQASNSLFYCHDGGHNGFIAAPMKPVEIKTQCSGIRMDPKICPGDPSFIAFINNNDLWVTNFETGEERRLTFCHKGLNNVKEDPKSAGVATFVIQEEFDRFTGYWWCPAVSEDADGGKTMQMLYEEVDESEVEIIHVPSPALEERKADVYRYPRTGSNNPQISLKLAEIKTDANGEIVSAENKELVLPFNTLFPGAEYIARAGWTKDGKYAWAVLLDRSQQKLQLVLLPPALFLSVSPEGPQWEEHVAAMPEGVHPYIIYEELTDIWINVHDIFYPFVQTSNDEITFLWVNESKTGFCHLYRVTSHLQPGCHQWSRDYSPTEDDFKCQIKEEVAVTSGEWEVLARHGSKIWVNEETKLVYFQGTKDTPLEHHLYVGSYETPGDIVRLTKPGFSHSCSVSQSFDMFISHYSNVSTPPCVHVYKLVGSDGDPLHKEPEFWASMMEAAGCPADYVPPEIFSFPAKSGFELYGMLYKPHNLKPGKKHPAILFVYGGPQVQLVNNSYKGVKYLRLNTLASLGYAVVVIDGRGSCQRGLKFEGALKNKMGQVEIEDQVEGLQYVADKYKFIDLSRVAIHGWSYGGFLSLMGLIRRPNVFKVAIAGAPVTVWMAYDTGYTERYMDVPENNQQGYEAGSVALHVDKLPNEPNRLLILHGFLDENVHFFHTNFLVSQLIRAGKPYQLQIYPNERHSIRCPESGEHYEIMLLHFLQQHL; this is encoded by the exons ATGTATAGAGTAAAAAGGTTGAAACTTGAAGACGAAAAAGAAGGAAGTTGGAAAAg TTTTACAGCTGTCAAGATGACCGCAGTAGACGACCTTTCAGACAGCACAGAAGTGGTAGAGATGGAAGACGTACCCTCGCAGTTTTTTGTGGAAAAGCACTCGTGGGATGGCCTGCGTGAGATCATCCACGGAAGTCGGAAATACTCGGGAATGATCGTCAACAAGGCGCCTCACGACTTCCAATTTGTACAGAAAAACGACGAGCTGAGCCCTCATTCTCATCGGCTGTATTACCTTGGTAATGCTtggtgcgaga GTATGCCTTATGGGAGCAGGGAAAACTCCTTACTATACTCTGAAATTCCAAAGAAGATCAGAAAAGAAGCCCTTCTGGTTTTATCCTGGAAACAGATGTTAGATCATTTTCAG GCAACTCCCCAGCATGGTGTATACTCTCGGGAGGAGGAGCTCCTTCGCGAGAGGAAGCGACTTGGTGTGTTTGGCATCACTTCCTATGACTACCATGCACGAAGCGGCCTTTTCCTCTTCCAAGCTAGTAACAGCCTTTTCTATTGTCACGATGGTGGACATAATGGCTTCATT GCAGCACCCATGAAGCCTGTAGAGATTAAGACCCAATGTTCAGGGATTCGAATGGACCCCAAGATCTGTCCCGGTGACCCCAGTTTCATCGCTTTTATCAACAACAACGACCTGTGGGTGACTAATTTTGAAACAGGAGAGGAGCGAAGGTTGACCTTTTGTCATAAAG GCTTGAATAATGTAAAAGAGGACCCAAAGTCAGCTGGCGTCGCGACTTTTGTGATTCAGGAGGAGTTTGATCGCTTTACCGGTTACTGGTGGTGTCCAGCCGTTTCCGAAG ATGCAGATGGGGGTAAGACCATGCAGATGCTGTACGAGGAGGTAGATGAGTCTGAGGTAGAGATCATTCACGTACCTTCTCCGGCACTGGAGGAACGCAAAGCAGATGTCTATAGATACCCTCGCACTG ggaGTAACAACCCTCAAATCAGTTTGAAGCTGGCAGAGATCAAAACTGACGCAAATGGCGAG ATCGTAAGTGCAGAAAACAAGGAGCTTGTTCTGCCTTTCAATACTCTCTTCCCTGGAGCTGAGTACATCGCTCGTGCAGGCTGGACAAAAGACGGCAAATA CGCATGGGCAGTACTGCTGGATCGCAGTCAGCAGAAGCTGCAGCTGGTTTTACTGCCTCCTGCACTGTTCTTGTCTGTGAGCCCAGAAGGTCCACAGTGGGAAGAGCACGTGGCAGCCATGCCTGAAGGAGTACATCCCTATATCATTTACGAGGAGCTCACAGATATCTGGATCAAC GTCCACGATATATTCTATCCTTTTGTTCAAACCAGTAACGACGAGATCACCTTCCTGTGGGTGAATGAGTCAAAAACAGGCTTCTGCCATTTGTACAGAGTAACGAGCCATCTCCAGCCCGGATGTCACCAGTGGAGTCGAGACTACAGTCCCACAGAAG atgattttaaatgtcaaataaaagaaGAGGTGGCTGTAACCAGTGGCGAGTGGGAGGTTTTAGCTCGACATGGGTCAAAG ATCTGGGTAAATGAAGAGACAAAGTTGGTGTACTTCCAAGGCACCAAAGACACACCGCTGGAACATCATTTATACGTAGGGAGCTACGAAACACCAGGAGACATCGTCCGTCTGACTAAGCCGGGCTTCTCACACAGCTGTTCTGTCAGCCAG aGCTTCGACATGTTTATCAGCCATTACAGCAATGTGAGCACACCTCCCTGCGTTCACGTCTACAAGCTGGTCGGTTCTGACGGCGACCCTTTACACAAAGAGCCGGAGTTTTGGGCCAGCATGATGGAAGCAGCAG gtTGCCCAGCGGATTACGTTCCGCCCGAGATATTTAGTTTTCCTGCAAAGTCTGGTTTTGAGCTGTACGGAATGTTGTACAAACCACACAACCTGAAGCCGGGCAAAAAACACCCTGCGATCCTGTTCGTGTACGGTGGCCCTCAG GTGCAGTTAGTGAACAACTCATACAAAGGGGTGAAGTATTTGCGTCTGAACACTTTAGCCTCTTTAGGTTACGCCGTGGTCGTTATTGACGGAAGAGGCTCGTGCCAGAGGGGGCTGAAGTTTGAGGgtgctttaaaaaacaaaatg GGCCAGGTGGAGATCGAGGACCAAGTGGAAGGTCTTCAGTATGTAGCTGACAAGTACAAATTCATAGACTTAAGTCGCGTGGCCATTCACGGCTGGTCTTACGGAGGATTCCTGTCCCTCATGGGCCTCATTCGCCGACCTAACGTGTTCAAG GTGGCCATAGCTGGAGCTCCAGTGACCGTGTGGATGGCTTATGACACCGGCTACACGGAGCGTTACATGGATGTGCCTGAAAACAATCAGCAGGGCTACGAAGCAGGCTCAGTGGCTCTGCATGTGGACAAGCTTCCAAACGA gCCAAACCGATTACTAATCTTACATGGGTTCCTCGATGAGAATGTGCACTTTTTCCACACCAACTTCCTGGTGTCTCAGCTTATCCGTGCAGGGAAGCCATATCAGTTACAG ATCTATCCCAACGAGAGGCACAGCATCCGCTGCCCAGAGTCTGGTGAGCACTACGAGATCATGCTGCTACATTTCCTCCAGCAACATCTCTGA
- the dpp9 gene encoding dipeptidyl peptidase 9 isoform X3: MYRVKRLKLEDEKEGSWKSFTAVKMTAVDDLSDSTEVVEMEDVPSQFFVEKHSWDGLREIIHGSRKYSGMIVNKAPHDFQFVQKNDELSPHSHRLYYLGNAWCESMPYGSRENSLLYSEIPKKIRKEALLVLSWKQMLDHFQATPQHGVYSREEELLRERKRLGVFGITSYDYHARSGLFLFQASNSLFYCHDGGHNGFIQAAPMKPVEIKTQCSGIRMDPKICPGDPSFIAFINNNDLWVTNFETGEERRLTFCHKGLNNVKEDPKSAGVATFVIQEEFDRFTGYWWCPAVSEDADGGKTMQMLYEEVDESEVEIIHVPSPALEERKADVYRYPRTGSNNPQISLKLAEIKTDANGEIVSAENKELVLPFNTLFPGAEYIARAGWTKDGKYAWAVLLDRSQQKLQLVLLPPALFLSVSPEGPQWEEHVAAMPEGVHPYIIYEELTDIWINVHDIFYPFVQTSNDEITFLWVNESKTGFCHLYRVTSHLQPGCHQWSRDYSPTEDDFKCQIKEEVAVTSGEWEVLARHGSKIWVNEETKLVYFQGTKDTPLEHHLYVGSYETPGDIVRLTKPGFSHSCSVSQSFDMFISHYSNVSTPPCVHVYKLVGSDGDPLHKEPEFWASMMEAAGCPADYVPPEIFSFPAKSGFELYGMLYKPHNLKPGKKHPAILFVYGGPQVQLVNNSYKGVKYLRLNTLASLGYAVVVIDGRGSCQRGLKFEGALKNKMGQVEIEDQVEGLQYVADKYKFIDLSRVAIHGWSYGGFLSLMGLIRRPNVFKVAIAGAPVTVWMAYDTGYTERYMDVPENNQQGYEAGSVALHVDKLPNEPNRLLILHGFLDENVHFFHTNFLVSQLIRAGKPYQLQIYPNERHSIRCPESGEHYEIMLLHFLQQHL, encoded by the exons ATGTATAGAGTAAAAAGGTTGAAACTTGAAGACGAAAAAGAAGGAAGTTGGAAAAg TTTTACAGCTGTCAAGATGACCGCAGTAGACGACCTTTCAGACAGCACAGAAGTGGTAGAGATGGAAGACGTACCCTCGCAGTTTTTTGTGGAAAAGCACTCGTGGGATGGCCTGCGTGAGATCATCCACGGAAGTCGGAAATACTCGGGAATGATCGTCAACAAGGCGCCTCACGACTTCCAATTTGTACAGAAAAACGACGAGCTGAGCCCTCATTCTCATCGGCTGTATTACCTTGGTAATGCTtggtgcgaga GTATGCCTTATGGGAGCAGGGAAAACTCCTTACTATACTCTGAAATTCCAAAGAAGATCAGAAAAGAAGCCCTTCTGGTTTTATCCTGGAAACAGATGTTAGATCATTTTCAG GCAACTCCCCAGCATGGTGTATACTCTCGGGAGGAGGAGCTCCTTCGCGAGAGGAAGCGACTTGGTGTGTTTGGCATCACTTCCTATGACTACCATGCACGAAGCGGCCTTTTCCTCTTCCAAGCTAGTAACAGCCTTTTCTATTGTCACGATGGTGGACATAATGGCTTCATT CAGGCAGCACCCATGAAGCCTGTAGAGATTAAGACCCAATGTTCAGGGATTCGAATGGACCCCAAGATCTGTCCCGGTGACCCCAGTTTCATCGCTTTTATCAACAACAACGACCTGTGGGTGACTAATTTTGAAACAGGAGAGGAGCGAAGGTTGACCTTTTGTCATAAAG GCTTGAATAATGTAAAAGAGGACCCAAAGTCAGCTGGCGTCGCGACTTTTGTGATTCAGGAGGAGTTTGATCGCTTTACCGGTTACTGGTGGTGTCCAGCCGTTTCCGAAG ATGCAGATGGGGGTAAGACCATGCAGATGCTGTACGAGGAGGTAGATGAGTCTGAGGTAGAGATCATTCACGTACCTTCTCCGGCACTGGAGGAACGCAAAGCAGATGTCTATAGATACCCTCGCACTG ggaGTAACAACCCTCAAATCAGTTTGAAGCTGGCAGAGATCAAAACTGACGCAAATGGCGAG ATCGTAAGTGCAGAAAACAAGGAGCTTGTTCTGCCTTTCAATACTCTCTTCCCTGGAGCTGAGTACATCGCTCGTGCAGGCTGGACAAAAGACGGCAAATA CGCATGGGCAGTACTGCTGGATCGCAGTCAGCAGAAGCTGCAGCTGGTTTTACTGCCTCCTGCACTGTTCTTGTCTGTGAGCCCAGAAGGTCCACAGTGGGAAGAGCACGTGGCAGCCATGCCTGAAGGAGTACATCCCTATATCATTTACGAGGAGCTCACAGATATCTGGATCAAC GTCCACGATATATTCTATCCTTTTGTTCAAACCAGTAACGACGAGATCACCTTCCTGTGGGTGAATGAGTCAAAAACAGGCTTCTGCCATTTGTACAGAGTAACGAGCCATCTCCAGCCCGGATGTCACCAGTGGAGTCGAGACTACAGTCCCACAGAAG atgattttaaatgtcaaataaaagaaGAGGTGGCTGTAACCAGTGGCGAGTGGGAGGTTTTAGCTCGACATGGGTCAAAG ATCTGGGTAAATGAAGAGACAAAGTTGGTGTACTTCCAAGGCACCAAAGACACACCGCTGGAACATCATTTATACGTAGGGAGCTACGAAACACCAGGAGACATCGTCCGTCTGACTAAGCCGGGCTTCTCACACAGCTGTTCTGTCAGCCAG aGCTTCGACATGTTTATCAGCCATTACAGCAATGTGAGCACACCTCCCTGCGTTCACGTCTACAAGCTGGTCGGTTCTGACGGCGACCCTTTACACAAAGAGCCGGAGTTTTGGGCCAGCATGATGGAAGCAGCAG gtTGCCCAGCGGATTACGTTCCGCCCGAGATATTTAGTTTTCCTGCAAAGTCTGGTTTTGAGCTGTACGGAATGTTGTACAAACCACACAACCTGAAGCCGGGCAAAAAACACCCTGCGATCCTGTTCGTGTACGGTGGCCCTCAG GTGCAGTTAGTGAACAACTCATACAAAGGGGTGAAGTATTTGCGTCTGAACACTTTAGCCTCTTTAGGTTACGCCGTGGTCGTTATTGACGGAAGAGGCTCGTGCCAGAGGGGGCTGAAGTTTGAGGgtgctttaaaaaacaaaatg GGCCAGGTGGAGATCGAGGACCAAGTGGAAGGTCTTCAGTATGTAGCTGACAAGTACAAATTCATAGACTTAAGTCGCGTGGCCATTCACGGCTGGTCTTACGGAGGATTCCTGTCCCTCATGGGCCTCATTCGCCGACCTAACGTGTTCAAG GTGGCCATAGCTGGAGCTCCAGTGACCGTGTGGATGGCTTATGACACCGGCTACACGGAGCGTTACATGGATGTGCCTGAAAACAATCAGCAGGGCTACGAAGCAGGCTCAGTGGCTCTGCATGTGGACAAGCTTCCAAACGA gCCAAACCGATTACTAATCTTACATGGGTTCCTCGATGAGAATGTGCACTTTTTCCACACCAACTTCCTGGTGTCTCAGCTTATCCGTGCAGGGAAGCCATATCAGTTACAG ATCTATCCCAACGAGAGGCACAGCATCCGCTGCCCAGAGTCTGGTGAGCACTACGAGATCATGCTGCTACATTTCCTCCAGCAACATCTCTGA
- the dpp9 gene encoding dipeptidyl peptidase 9 isoform X4 — MYRVKRLKLEDEKEGSWKSFTAVKMTAVDDLSDSTEVVEMEDVPSQFFVEKHSWDGLREIIHGSRKYSGMIVNKAPHDFQFVQKNDELSPHSHRLYYLGMPYGSRENSLLYSEIPKKIRKEALLVLSWKQMLDHFQATPQHGVYSREEELLRERKRLGVFGITSYDYHARSGLFLFQASNSLFYCHDGGHNGFIQAAPMKPVEIKTQCSGIRMDPKICPGDPSFIAFINNNDLWVTNFETGEERRLTFCHKGLNNVKEDPKSAGVATFVIQEEFDRFTGYWWCPAVSEDADGGKTMQMLYEEVDESEVEIIHVPSPALEERKADVYRYPRTGSNNPQISLKLAEIKTDANGEIVSAENKELVLPFNTLFPGAEYIARAGWTKDGKYAWAVLLDRSQQKLQLVLLPPALFLSVSPEGPQWEEHVAAMPEGVHPYIIYEELTDIWINVHDIFYPFVQTSNDEITFLWVNESKTGFCHLYRVTSHLQPGCHQWSRDYSPTEDDFKCQIKEEVAVTSGEWEVLARHGSKIWVNEETKLVYFQGTKDTPLEHHLYVGSYETPGDIVRLTKPGFSHSCSVSQSFDMFISHYSNVSTPPCVHVYKLVGSDGDPLHKEPEFWASMMEAAGCPADYVPPEIFSFPAKSGFELYGMLYKPHNLKPGKKHPAILFVYGGPQVQLVNNSYKGVKYLRLNTLASLGYAVVVIDGRGSCQRGLKFEGALKNKMGQVEIEDQVEGLQYVADKYKFIDLSRVAIHGWSYGGFLSLMGLIRRPNVFKVAIAGAPVTVWMAYDTGYTERYMDVPENNQQGYEAGSVALHVDKLPNEPNRLLILHGFLDENVHFFHTNFLVSQLIRAGKPYQLQIYPNERHSIRCPESGEHYEIMLLHFLQQHL; from the exons ATGTATAGAGTAAAAAGGTTGAAACTTGAAGACGAAAAAGAAGGAAGTTGGAAAAg TTTTACAGCTGTCAAGATGACCGCAGTAGACGACCTTTCAGACAGCACAGAAGTGGTAGAGATGGAAGACGTACCCTCGCAGTTTTTTGTGGAAAAGCACTCGTGGGATGGCCTGCGTGAGATCATCCACGGAAGTCGGAAATACTCGGGAATGATCGTCAACAAGGCGCCTCACGACTTCCAATTTGTACAGAAAAACGACGAGCTGAGCCCTCATTCTCATCGGCTGTATTACCTTG GTATGCCTTATGGGAGCAGGGAAAACTCCTTACTATACTCTGAAATTCCAAAGAAGATCAGAAAAGAAGCCCTTCTGGTTTTATCCTGGAAACAGATGTTAGATCATTTTCAG GCAACTCCCCAGCATGGTGTATACTCTCGGGAGGAGGAGCTCCTTCGCGAGAGGAAGCGACTTGGTGTGTTTGGCATCACTTCCTATGACTACCATGCACGAAGCGGCCTTTTCCTCTTCCAAGCTAGTAACAGCCTTTTCTATTGTCACGATGGTGGACATAATGGCTTCATT CAGGCAGCACCCATGAAGCCTGTAGAGATTAAGACCCAATGTTCAGGGATTCGAATGGACCCCAAGATCTGTCCCGGTGACCCCAGTTTCATCGCTTTTATCAACAACAACGACCTGTGGGTGACTAATTTTGAAACAGGAGAGGAGCGAAGGTTGACCTTTTGTCATAAAG GCTTGAATAATGTAAAAGAGGACCCAAAGTCAGCTGGCGTCGCGACTTTTGTGATTCAGGAGGAGTTTGATCGCTTTACCGGTTACTGGTGGTGTCCAGCCGTTTCCGAAG ATGCAGATGGGGGTAAGACCATGCAGATGCTGTACGAGGAGGTAGATGAGTCTGAGGTAGAGATCATTCACGTACCTTCTCCGGCACTGGAGGAACGCAAAGCAGATGTCTATAGATACCCTCGCACTG ggaGTAACAACCCTCAAATCAGTTTGAAGCTGGCAGAGATCAAAACTGACGCAAATGGCGAG ATCGTAAGTGCAGAAAACAAGGAGCTTGTTCTGCCTTTCAATACTCTCTTCCCTGGAGCTGAGTACATCGCTCGTGCAGGCTGGACAAAAGACGGCAAATA CGCATGGGCAGTACTGCTGGATCGCAGTCAGCAGAAGCTGCAGCTGGTTTTACTGCCTCCTGCACTGTTCTTGTCTGTGAGCCCAGAAGGTCCACAGTGGGAAGAGCACGTGGCAGCCATGCCTGAAGGAGTACATCCCTATATCATTTACGAGGAGCTCACAGATATCTGGATCAAC GTCCACGATATATTCTATCCTTTTGTTCAAACCAGTAACGACGAGATCACCTTCCTGTGGGTGAATGAGTCAAAAACAGGCTTCTGCCATTTGTACAGAGTAACGAGCCATCTCCAGCCCGGATGTCACCAGTGGAGTCGAGACTACAGTCCCACAGAAG atgattttaaatgtcaaataaaagaaGAGGTGGCTGTAACCAGTGGCGAGTGGGAGGTTTTAGCTCGACATGGGTCAAAG ATCTGGGTAAATGAAGAGACAAAGTTGGTGTACTTCCAAGGCACCAAAGACACACCGCTGGAACATCATTTATACGTAGGGAGCTACGAAACACCAGGAGACATCGTCCGTCTGACTAAGCCGGGCTTCTCACACAGCTGTTCTGTCAGCCAG aGCTTCGACATGTTTATCAGCCATTACAGCAATGTGAGCACACCTCCCTGCGTTCACGTCTACAAGCTGGTCGGTTCTGACGGCGACCCTTTACACAAAGAGCCGGAGTTTTGGGCCAGCATGATGGAAGCAGCAG gtTGCCCAGCGGATTACGTTCCGCCCGAGATATTTAGTTTTCCTGCAAAGTCTGGTTTTGAGCTGTACGGAATGTTGTACAAACCACACAACCTGAAGCCGGGCAAAAAACACCCTGCGATCCTGTTCGTGTACGGTGGCCCTCAG GTGCAGTTAGTGAACAACTCATACAAAGGGGTGAAGTATTTGCGTCTGAACACTTTAGCCTCTTTAGGTTACGCCGTGGTCGTTATTGACGGAAGAGGCTCGTGCCAGAGGGGGCTGAAGTTTGAGGgtgctttaaaaaacaaaatg GGCCAGGTGGAGATCGAGGACCAAGTGGAAGGTCTTCAGTATGTAGCTGACAAGTACAAATTCATAGACTTAAGTCGCGTGGCCATTCACGGCTGGTCTTACGGAGGATTCCTGTCCCTCATGGGCCTCATTCGCCGACCTAACGTGTTCAAG GTGGCCATAGCTGGAGCTCCAGTGACCGTGTGGATGGCTTATGACACCGGCTACACGGAGCGTTACATGGATGTGCCTGAAAACAATCAGCAGGGCTACGAAGCAGGCTCAGTGGCTCTGCATGTGGACAAGCTTCCAAACGA gCCAAACCGATTACTAATCTTACATGGGTTCCTCGATGAGAATGTGCACTTTTTCCACACCAACTTCCTGGTGTCTCAGCTTATCCGTGCAGGGAAGCCATATCAGTTACAG ATCTATCCCAACGAGAGGCACAGCATCCGCTGCCCAGAGTCTGGTGAGCACTACGAGATCATGCTGCTACATTTCCTCCAGCAACATCTCTGA